From a single Gadus morhua chromosome 3, gadMor3.0, whole genome shotgun sequence genomic region:
- the LOC115540646 gene encoding E3 SUMO-protein ligase EGR2: protein MLNNMDLNSKDSFYTQFEKCNSSSISAEKDARKDSQKVFGEAERGTPAHFRHEGVPITLKTEPSNSEFAFNPCEGPKDTYSSPSSLTYSGSFYVEGCHTAPCNTETLLNMITEIVGISTLPMSEVQQGDGGRGGTYPSPSPMDTSQGNFEESGLKRQTYNCNSAPTPPLYPVDQTCPPPPPPPPPPAPVYAAGDQPAGQSQASATSQLGFGASEVPNLKDALEPKSEAASFPVVVKNEFESSCYEWGSFKQDYLETSFQTEIFPMSSDFPPEQHMDVKELLDTLPPIYPNPEMEFKVEGGTIKQEPCFSDTCSHSYPNSLYTYTGPSMGPSSNLKPSPFPGDLQSPLTQCDTLYTSPALPSTIDSILYSSLLPDSFAQSYSRPTKPPRARKSPAAASNGPAKEKPFTCPMENCDRRFSRSDELNRHIRIHTGHKPFQCRICLRSFSRSDHLTTHTRTHTGEKPFSCDVCGKRFARSDERKRHGRVHLKQKEKMELKPPVTSSTWPFTIPEGI from the exons ATGTTGAACAATATGGATTTGAATTCTAAAGATTCCTTCTACACGCAGTTTGAGAAATGCAACAGTTCTTCCATAAGCGCGGAGAAAGACGCGCGGAAAGACAGCCAGAAGGTGTtcggagaggcagagagagggacacctGCCCACTTTCGCCATG AGGGAGTCCCCATCACCCTCAAAACCGAACCCTCCAACTCGGAATTTGCCTTCAACCCCTGCGAGGGGCCCAAAGACACCTACAGCAGCCCGTCCTCCCTCACATACTCCGGCAGCTTCTACGTGGAGGGCTGCCACACGGCGCCGTGCAACACGGAGACCCTGCTCAACATGATCACGGAGATCGTGGGCATATCCACGTTACCCATGTCCGAGGTGCAACAGGgagacggggggcgggggggcaccTACCCGTCTCCCTCGCCGATGGACACCAGCCAGGGAAATTTCGAGGAATCCGGACTCAAGAGGCAGACCTACAACTGTAACAGCGCTCCGACGCCCCCTCTGTACCCCGTGGACCAAACgtgcccaccaccaccgccgccaccgccaccaccagcccccgTTTATGCGGCCGGCGACCAGCCCGCCGGCCAGAGCCAAGCCTCGGCCACCTCCCAGCTCGGCTTCGGTGCCTCCGAGGTCCCGAACCTGAAGGACGCGCTGGAGCCAAAGTCCGAGGCCGCGTCCTTCCCCGTGGTGGTGAAGAACGAGTTCGAGAGCAGCTGCTACGAGTGGGGCTCATTCAAGCAGGACTACTTAGAAACGAGCTTCCAGACCGAGATCTTCCCGATGTCCAGCGATTTCCCGCCTGAACAGCATATGGATGTAAAGGAACTCTTGGACACACTTCCACCCATTTACCCTAACCCGGAGATGGAGTTTAAAGTTGAAGGGGGCACCATCAAGCAGGAGCCCTGCTTCTCCGACACATGCTCGCACAGCTACCCCAACTCTTTGTACACGTACACGGGCCCCAGCATGGGCCCCTCCTCGAACCTGAAGCCATCCCCTTTCCCGGGTGACCTGCAATCACCTTTGACCCAGTGCGACACTTTGTACACCTCGCCCGCCTTGCCGAGCACCATAGACTCCATCCTCTACTCTTCTCTACTGCCCGACTCCTTTGCACAGAGTTACAGCCGTCCGACGAAGCCCCCGCGGGCCCGGAAGAGTCCCGCCGCCGCGTCCAACGGCCCAGCCAAGGAGAAGCCGTTCACTTGCCCCATGGAGAACTGCGACCGGCGCTTCTCCCGCTCCGACGAGCTCAACCGACACATCCGCATCCACACGGGCCACAAGCCCTTCCAGTGCCGCATCTGTTTGCGCAGCTTCAGCCGCAGCGACCACTTGACCACCCACACCAGGACTCATACGGGCGAGAAGCCCTTCTCGTGCGACGTTTGCGGCAAGCGCTTCGCGCGCAGCGACGAGCGGAAGCGCCACGGACGCGTGCACCTGAAGcagaaggagaagatggagcTAAAGCCACCTGTAACCAGCAGCACGTGGCCTTTCACCATCCCCGAGGGGATCTGA